One part of the Marichromatium purpuratum 984 genome encodes these proteins:
- a CDS encoding SapC family protein, whose translation MPKIAALSRERHAARRWKRYDSYAFARGAALVDVVAAELPKATMSLPLAFVRQGEGFALSAVLGLAPGRNLCVTQEGRWVGGGYIPAALRGYPFRLVRTEGDQLVLCIDEDSGLLTDDPEDEALFDDEGKPSAAITKVLEFLQQVETNRQVTARACAALAEAGVIAPWPIKVQGDEGEREIEGLLRIDEAALNQLDAETLAGLRASGALSMAYCQLLSMQHLQRLGLLAKAHAQHDEAAAKQARAMLDQPEEESFEFDWDALTR comes from the coding sequence ATGCCCAAGATCGCTGCCTTGTCACGCGAGCGCCACGCCGCTCGGCGCTGGAAACGCTATGACTCCTATGCCTTCGCCCGGGGCGCGGCGCTGGTTGATGTGGTGGCCGCCGAGCTGCCCAAGGCGACCATGAGCCTGCCGCTGGCCTTCGTCCGTCAGGGCGAGGGCTTCGCGCTGAGCGCGGTGCTGGGGCTCGCCCCCGGCCGCAACCTGTGCGTGACCCAGGAGGGCCGCTGGGTCGGCGGCGGCTACATCCCGGCGGCGCTGCGCGGCTATCCCTTCCGCCTGGTGCGCACCGAGGGCGACCAGCTGGTGCTGTGCATCGACGAGGACAGCGGCCTGCTCACCGACGACCCCGAGGACGAGGCGCTGTTCGACGATGAGGGCAAGCCCTCGGCGGCGATCACCAAGGTGCTCGAGTTCCTCCAGCAGGTCGAGACCAACCGCCAGGTCACCGCACGTGCCTGCGCCGCGCTGGCCGAGGCCGGGGTGATCGCGCCCTGGCCGATCAAGGTCCAGGGCGACGAGGGTGAGCGCGAGATCGAGGGGCTGTTGCGTATCGACGAGGCCGCGCTCAATCAGCTCGACGCCGAGACCCTCGCCGGGCTGCGCGCCAGTGGCGCGCTGTCGATGGCCTACTGCCAGCTGCTCTCGATGCAGCACCTGCAACGGCTCGGCCTGCTCGCCAAGGCCCACGCCCAACACGACGAGGCCGCGGCCAAGCAGGCGCGGGCGATGCTCGACCAGCCCGAGGAGGAGAGCTTCGAGTTCGACTGGGACGCGCTGACACGCTGA
- a CDS encoding beta strand repeat-containing protein — MERSQMVRFFDEDFYLRNNPDVAASVQAGTFTAEEHFEQYGRFEGRNPNAFVDLDFYLQQNPDVAEAVANGSTTAYDHFVTYGAQEQRQPSPLFDPAFYLEQNPDVDSAVTAGTLTPFAHFFDYGQGNGELRAPAPGIDLQAYAQANPDVLAQAEAGQIGIAEHLFTYGFAEGRDLGNGLNLADFANDPDFQAAVASGNAAAALARVNEVAPFLPAFTPPEGWTPAADASIPVDFIPTEGVRLQIPQGVEVPDDIELPDTFEQPGSSETPDESGSGGGTPSTPTFSVTESGTSPNITLTFAGSATGDITVTENAGALTFTRDGHEASTKPDLTDLDDAGIPGPLTMSAATFAVTGLAAKLAAGATKVDASGATAAQLTALSSNAAKLAADGLSNLTLTNTQSTTEIGNLLGKATDAQVTATNMDGTDLAAVSTNIAKVVTDGITGTLALSTTGLDETDIGNLLGTQTATAATVNVDAASMTDAELGAVNTGIVKVDAISNLTLTDTQSAAAIGNLLGKATDAQVTATNMDGTDLAAVSTNIGNVANNGITGTLALSTTGLDETAISNLLGAKTADAATVNVNTASDSDSDSDSDSGMTSAELTAVAQGLAKINALTIDTTHQIQGQGQAADISGRSFSLTGTNTTTDYLQLGTTSGDDTITLTNVTTTDASVVVDASTGTDTIAFGTGTFSVLFDHTADGTGGNSITGFDVGDGGDVLAFKDNANLDLSGTASETFDKGDISNADQVTGNVIVATNAITAASDIETMLANQSGVTGGAVVVAYNTNTTQTELYFDSDGANDGSGAEVTLLGVVDITQADVANLTAYNFHVI, encoded by the coding sequence ATGGAGAGATCGCAGATGGTTAGGTTTTTCGACGAAGACTTTTACTTGCGCAACAACCCGGATGTCGCGGCGAGCGTACAGGCCGGCACCTTCACCGCTGAGGAGCATTTCGAGCAATACGGACGTTTCGAGGGACGCAACCCCAACGCCTTCGTCGATCTCGATTTCTATTTGCAGCAGAACCCGGATGTTGCCGAGGCGGTCGCCAATGGCAGCACCACCGCTTACGACCATTTCGTCACCTACGGCGCGCAGGAGCAGCGCCAACCCTCGCCGCTGTTCGATCCAGCCTTCTATCTGGAGCAGAACCCGGATGTCGACAGCGCCGTGACGGCGGGCACGCTGACTCCCTTCGCGCACTTCTTCGACTACGGCCAGGGCAACGGCGAGCTTCGCGCCCCCGCCCCCGGCATCGATCTGCAGGCCTATGCCCAGGCCAACCCCGATGTGCTGGCGCAGGCCGAGGCCGGACAGATCGGTATCGCCGAGCACCTGTTCACCTACGGCTTCGCGGAAGGGCGTGATCTCGGCAATGGTCTGAATCTCGCGGACTTCGCCAACGATCCCGACTTCCAGGCTGCGGTGGCCTCCGGCAATGCCGCCGCCGCGCTCGCACGGGTCAACGAGGTCGCGCCCTTCCTGCCCGCGTTCACCCCGCCCGAGGGCTGGACACCTGCCGCCGACGCCTCGATCCCGGTCGACTTCATCCCCACCGAGGGCGTCAGACTACAGATCCCCCAGGGCGTCGAGGTCCCGGACGACATCGAGCTGCCCGACACCTTCGAACAACCCGGCTCGTCGGAAACGCCAGACGAGTCGGGCAGCGGTGGCGGCACGCCATCGACCCCGACGTTCAGCGTCACCGAGAGCGGCACCTCGCCCAACATCACTCTGACCTTCGCGGGATCGGCGACCGGTGACATCACCGTCACCGAGAACGCAGGCGCACTGACCTTCACCCGCGATGGTCACGAGGCCAGCACCAAGCCCGACCTCACCGACCTCGACGACGCCGGCATCCCGGGGCCGCTGACGATGAGCGCGGCCACCTTCGCCGTGACCGGCCTGGCGGCCAAACTCGCCGCTGGCGCCACCAAGGTCGACGCCAGCGGCGCCACCGCGGCGCAGCTCACTGCGCTGTCGAGCAATGCAGCCAAGCTGGCGGCCGACGGACTCAGCAACCTGACCCTGACCAACACCCAGAGCACCACCGAGATCGGCAACCTGCTCGGCAAGGCCACGGACGCGCAGGTCACCGCCACCAACATGGACGGCACCGACCTCGCGGCGGTATCCACCAACATCGCCAAGGTCGTCACCGACGGCATCACCGGCACCCTGGCGCTCTCCACCACCGGGCTCGACGAGACCGACATCGGCAACCTGCTCGGCACCCAGACGGCGACCGCCGCCACGGTCAACGTCGATGCCGCCAGCATGACCGATGCCGAACTCGGCGCCGTCAACACCGGCATCGTCAAGGTCGACGCCATCTCCAACCTCACCCTGACCGACACCCAGAGCGCCGCCGCGATCGGCAACCTGCTCGGCAAGGCCACGGACGCGCAGGTCACCGCCACCAACATGGACGGCACCGACCTCGCGGCGGTATCCACCAACATCGGCAATGTCGCCAACAACGGCATCACCGGCACCCTGGCGCTCTCCACCACCGGGCTCGACGAAACCGCTATCAGCAACCTGCTCGGCGCCAAGACGGCCGACGCTGCCACGGTCAACGTCAACACCGCCAGCGACAGCGACAGCGACAGCGACAGCGACAGCGGGATGACATCCGCGGAGCTGACCGCGGTCGCTCAGGGTCTCGCCAAGATCAACGCCCTCACCATCGACACCACACACCAGATTCAGGGGCAGGGGCAGGCGGCCGACATCAGCGGCCGGAGCTTCTCGCTGACCGGCACCAACACCACCACCGACTATCTGCAGCTGGGCACGACCTCGGGCGACGACACCATCACGCTGACCAACGTCACCACGACGGACGCGAGCGTGGTCGTTGACGCCTCGACCGGCACCGACACCATAGCCTTCGGCACCGGCACCTTCTCCGTACTGTTCGACCACACCGCTGATGGCACCGGCGGCAACTCCATCACCGGGTTCGATGTCGGTGACGGCGGCGATGTGCTGGCCTTCAAAGACAACGCCAATCTCGACCTCAGCGGCACGGCCAGCGAGACCTTCGACAAGGGCGACATCAGCAACGCCGATCAGGTGACGGGCAATGTCATCGTCGCCACCAACGCGATCACCGCGGCCAGCGACATCGAGACCATGCTGGCCAACCAGAGCGGGGTCACCGGTGGCGCCGTGGTGGTCGCCTACAACACCAACACCACCCAGACGGAGCTGTACTTCGACAGCGATGGCGCCAACGACGGCAGCGGCGCCGAGGTCACCCTGCTGGGCGTGGTCGACATCACCCAGGCCGACGTCGCCAACCTGACCGCCTACAACTTCCACGTCATCTGA
- a CDS encoding trypsin-like serine protease encodes MVSTVTRANDSTHRAVPGLGYDGVVKVSAGGYYGTGVLLSDGQAVLTAAHLFDPGVTSASVTFETTAGSETLTASRVTLHPDYDPVNGNHDLALVWLDQSAPVTAERYGLYRSPDEIGQVLTLVGYGTPGTGANGTIDSYSGESLRLMAFNTFDAGIETLDARFGRILTWDPATGTQLIADFDDGTARRDALGQLLDLDHLGIGVNEGLISPGDSGGPAFVDGRVAGIASYTASINTWLTQPDVDNQVNSSFGEIASWQRVSHYQQWIDLSLRANYTDAPSNATEVSPMVQEGDSGTSHAYFLLEFNGTRSGPEAWLSVDYATRDGTAVAGQDYLPVSETLVLYPGEDQAVIAVEVIGDTIPEEAETFYLDVFNPVGADFGAGVTQLSATRIIVDDDWWG; translated from the coding sequence ATGGTCAGCACCGTCACTCGCGCGAACGATTCCACTCATCGAGCCGTCCCCGGCCTCGGCTACGACGGCGTGGTCAAGGTCAGCGCCGGCGGCTATTACGGCACCGGCGTACTGTTATCCGACGGGCAGGCGGTGCTCACCGCCGCGCACCTGTTCGATCCCGGCGTGACCTCGGCCAGCGTCACCTTCGAGACCACCGCCGGCAGCGAGACGCTGACGGCGAGCCGGGTGACGCTCCACCCCGACTACGACCCGGTCAACGGCAACCACGATCTGGCGCTGGTCTGGCTCGACCAGTCGGCCCCGGTCACCGCCGAGCGCTACGGGCTCTATCGCAGCCCCGACGAGATCGGGCAGGTGTTGACCCTGGTCGGCTACGGCACCCCCGGCACCGGCGCGAACGGGACCATCGATTCCTATTCCGGCGAGTCGTTGCGACTGATGGCGTTCAACACCTTCGATGCCGGGATCGAGACCCTGGACGCGCGCTTCGGTCGCATCCTCACCTGGGACCCGGCCACCGGCACCCAGCTGATCGCCGACTTCGACGACGGCACAGCACGGCGCGACGCGCTTGGCCAACTGCTCGATCTCGACCATCTCGGCATCGGCGTGAACGAGGGGCTGATCTCGCCCGGTGACAGCGGCGGACCGGCCTTCGTCGACGGGCGCGTCGCCGGGATCGCCAGCTATACCGCCAGCATCAACACCTGGCTCACCCAGCCCGATGTCGACAACCAGGTCAACAGCAGCTTCGGCGAGATCGCCTCCTGGCAGCGGGTGAGCCACTATCAGCAATGGATCGACCTGAGCCTGCGCGCCAATTACACCGACGCGCCGAGCAACGCGACCGAGGTCTCGCCGATGGTCCAGGAGGGCGACAGCGGCACCAGTCACGCCTACTTCCTGCTGGAGTTCAACGGCACCCGCAGCGGCCCCGAGGCCTGGCTGAGCGTCGACTACGCCACCCGTGACGGCACCGCGGTCGCCGGCCAGGACTATCTGCCGGTGAGCGAGACCCTGGTGCTCTATCCCGGCGAGGATCAGGCGGTGATCGCCGTCGAGGTGATCGGCGACACCATCCCGGAAGAGGCCGAGACCTTCTATCTCGATGTCTTCAATCCGGTCGGCGCCGACTTCGGCGCCGGCGTCACCCAGCTGAGCGCCACGCGCATCATCGTTGACGACGACTGGTGGGGCTGA
- a CDS encoding conserved phage C-terminal domain-containing protein, with the protein MSIQFATSPVEILAWQRRVLSEPRLSHTASRIATSLSLHINSHSGVAWPSLRTLARVSNTSYSSVKRAIRRMVELQLLQVERGDARRANRYRAILRRNPPRPAAQRAPDPAPRQQAEPRPVDDAAIARVVAHLNRAANACFPDAPGTATYRILRRALRRHAPETLCAVVDLKTAQWGRTEQARYLRPSTLFTPSRLEGYLSELHQRGRPASPPPPPSPEPPRNPDRTTRPPTAPGKVRRHLDAMRHILGPSRS; encoded by the coding sequence ATGTCCATTCAGTTCGCCACCTCGCCGGTGGAGATCCTGGCCTGGCAGCGCCGCGTGCTGTCCGAGCCGAGGCTGAGCCATACCGCCAGCCGCATCGCCACCAGTCTGTCGCTGCACATCAATTCGCACTCCGGCGTCGCCTGGCCGTCGCTGCGTACGCTCGCGCGGGTGTCGAACACCTCCTACAGCTCGGTCAAGCGCGCCATTCGCCGCATGGTCGAGCTACAGCTGCTGCAGGTCGAGCGCGGCGATGCCAGACGGGCGAATCGTTATCGGGCGATCCTGCGGCGCAACCCACCCCGGCCCGCGGCGCAACGCGCGCCCGACCCTGCGCCCAGACAGCAGGCCGAGCCGCGTCCCGTCGATGACGCCGCCATCGCGCGGGTCGTCGCCCACCTCAACCGCGCGGCCAACGCCTGCTTCCCCGACGCACCGGGCACCGCGACCTACCGCATCCTGCGCCGCGCACTGCGACGACACGCCCCGGAGACGCTGTGCGCCGTGGTCGACCTGAAGACCGCCCAGTGGGGCCGCACCGAGCAGGCGCGTTATCTGCGCCCATCGACGCTGTTCACCCCATCCCGGCTCGAGGGCTATCTCTCCGAGCTGCACCAGCGCGGACGACCGGCCTCGCCCCCTCCCCCACCGTCACCCGAACCCCCGCGCAACCCCGACCGCACCACGCGCCCGCCGACCGCACCGGGCAAGGTACGGCGCCATCTCGATGCGATGCGCCATATCCTCGGGCCGAGTCGCTCCTGA
- a CDS encoding type I secretion system permease/ATPase has protein sequence MAELQPAKTLKEAMAICRSSFYGAGFFSLFINLLMLVPPLYMLQIYDRVLASSSVSTLMALTVLVAFLMLTMGLLEWVRSLVLIRVGARLDGVLSQRVFDATMDVAARQPGQGSAQPISDLGGFRQFMTGNGLFGFFDAPWIPVYMVVIFMFHPLLGVIALGGALILIALAFLNEFRTRKPLMAASNQAIREQHVLNAKLRNVEVIEALGMRPQIQQRWHDHHAETIGWQARASEEAALLMATSKSFRMFLQSLILGAGAWLAIQQSITPGVMIAASIMMGRALAPVDQMIGSWKGFVNARASYGRLQKLLTEIPPGSRHISLPAPTGALQLEGVVAAPPGARKPVLRGISLEIAAGDVVGMIGPSAAGKSTLARVMLGIWPLASGAVRLDGADLALYNRDELGPHIGYLPQDVELFDGTVAENIARFGEIEDAEVVAAAQRAGVHELIGQLPNGYDTRLGGGGVMLSGGQRQRIGLARALYKNPKLVILDEPNSNLDDRGEAALLEAIDNLRATHATVVLISHRPSVLKAVDKVLVIKDGRIEAYGPRQEVLSRVLKPRSVQPASLDAASSASA, from the coding sequence ATGGCCGAACTGCAGCCCGCGAAGACCCTCAAGGAAGCAATGGCGATCTGCCGCAGCTCCTTCTACGGTGCCGGTTTCTTCAGCCTGTTCATCAACTTGCTGATGCTGGTCCCGCCGCTGTACATGCTGCAGATCTACGACCGGGTGCTGGCCTCGTCGAGCGTCTCGACGCTGATGGCGCTGACCGTGCTGGTCGCCTTCCTGATGCTCACCATGGGGCTGCTCGAATGGGTGCGCTCGCTGGTGCTGATCCGCGTCGGCGCCCGACTCGACGGGGTGCTCAGCCAGCGGGTGTTCGACGCCACCATGGATGTCGCCGCGCGTCAGCCCGGCCAGGGCAGCGCGCAGCCGATCAGCGATCTCGGCGGCTTTCGCCAGTTCATGACCGGCAACGGGCTGTTCGGCTTCTTCGACGCGCCCTGGATCCCGGTCTACATGGTGGTCATCTTCATGTTCCACCCGCTGCTCGGGGTGATCGCGCTCGGCGGCGCGCTGATCCTCATCGCGCTGGCCTTCCTCAACGAGTTCCGCACCCGCAAGCCGCTGATGGCCGCCTCCAACCAGGCGATCCGCGAGCAGCACGTGCTCAACGCCAAGCTGCGCAACGTCGAGGTGATCGAGGCGCTGGGGATGCGTCCGCAGATCCAGCAGCGCTGGCACGACCACCACGCCGAGACCATCGGCTGGCAGGCGCGCGCGAGCGAGGAGGCGGCGCTGCTGATGGCCACCAGCAAGTCCTTCCGCATGTTCCTGCAGTCGCTGATCCTCGGCGCCGGCGCCTGGCTGGCGATCCAGCAGTCGATCACCCCCGGCGTGATGATCGCCGCCTCGATCATGATGGGCCGCGCGCTGGCCCCGGTCGACCAGATGATCGGCTCCTGGAAGGGCTTCGTGAACGCCCGCGCCAGCTATGGCCGGCTGCAGAAGCTGCTCACCGAGATCCCGCCGGGCAGCCGTCACATCAGCCTGCCGGCACCGACCGGCGCGCTCCAGCTCGAGGGCGTGGTGGCCGCGCCCCCCGGCGCGCGCAAGCCGGTGCTGCGCGGGATCTCGCTGGAGATCGCCGCCGGCGACGTGGTCGGCATGATCGGCCCCTCGGCGGCGGGCAAGTCGACCCTGGCGCGGGTGATGCTCGGCATCTGGCCCCTGGCCTCGGGCGCGGTGCGGCTCGACGGCGCCGATCTGGCGCTCTACAACCGTGACGAGCTCGGCCCGCACATCGGCTATCTGCCGCAGGACGTCGAGCTGTTCGACGGCACCGTGGCCGAGAACATCGCCCGCTTCGGCGAGATCGAGGACGCCGAGGTGGTGGCCGCGGCGCAGCGCGCCGGGGTGCACGAGCTGATCGGCCAGCTGCCCAACGGCTACGACACCCGGCTCGGCGGCGGCGGCGTGATGCTCTCCGGCGGTCAGCGCCAGCGCATCGGGCTCGCCCGCGCGCTCTACAAGAACCCCAAGCTGGTGATCCTCGACGAGCCCAACTCCAACCTCGACGACCGCGGCGAGGCGGCGCTGCTCGAGGCGATCGACAACCTGCGCGCCACCCACGCCACCGTGGTGCTGATCTCGCATCGCCCGAGCGTGCTCAAGGCGGTCGACAAGGTGCTGGTGATCAAGGACGGCCGCATCGAGGCCTACGGTCCGCGCCAGGAGGTGCTCTCACGCGTGCTCAAGCCTCGCTCGGTCCAGCCCGCGTCGCTGGACGCGGCCTCCAGCGCCAGCGCCTGA
- a CDS encoding HlyD family type I secretion periplasmic adaptor subunit — MSQASDSTTQAPQASIQDQRIRWFGISVILVMFGGFGSWSAMAMLDSAAVAPGVVTVESYRQAVQHLEGGIVSELLITEGDLVEAGDLLVRLDDTQFSSQLEAVRSELGALLALEARLQAERDRNEAIAFPEELIEQAEHDSRLQEFMETQHQVFIARRDDLEGRVGVMEQRIEQLREQVNGFSEQERKFEKRMALYEDELKGLRALYKDGMGDKVRMLALERDQAEVEGDLAAVRSQRASATLQIDETQLQIDQAWREFLRDVVTELSSAQERLFDAQQRHRALADRVRRTQIRAPVSGKVVGLQVHTLGAVISPGERVMDIVPDNDLLVIDAQVTPQDIDKVFPGLEAQVRFTAFNFRTTPTLTGQVVTVSGDRLIDEQNGHPYFLARIEIPEDQSQRLGDLKLLPGMPAEAMIVTGERTFLDYLLRPLKDALARSMREE, encoded by the coding sequence GTGTCGCAAGCATCCGATTCGACCACCCAGGCCCCGCAGGCCAGCATCCAGGATCAGCGCATACGCTGGTTCGGTATCAGTGTCATCCTCGTGATGTTCGGCGGCTTCGGGAGCTGGTCGGCGATGGCGATGCTCGACAGCGCCGCGGTGGCGCCGGGCGTGGTGACGGTGGAGTCCTACCGTCAGGCGGTGCAGCACCTCGAGGGCGGCATCGTCAGCGAACTGCTGATCACCGAGGGCGATCTGGTCGAGGCCGGCGACCTGCTGGTGCGGCTCGACGACACCCAGTTCTCCTCCCAGCTCGAAGCGGTACGCAGCGAGCTCGGCGCCCTGCTCGCGCTCGAGGCGCGACTGCAGGCCGAGCGCGATCGCAACGAGGCGATCGCCTTCCCCGAAGAGCTGATCGAGCAGGCCGAGCACGACTCCCGGCTGCAGGAGTTCATGGAGACCCAGCATCAGGTCTTCATCGCCCGCCGCGACGACCTCGAAGGCCGCGTCGGGGTGATGGAGCAGCGCATCGAGCAGCTGCGCGAGCAGGTCAACGGGTTCTCCGAGCAGGAACGCAAGTTCGAGAAGCGCATGGCGCTCTACGAGGACGAGCTCAAGGGGCTGCGCGCACTCTACAAGGACGGCATGGGCGACAAGGTGCGGATGCTCGCGCTCGAGCGCGATCAGGCCGAGGTCGAGGGCGATCTCGCCGCGGTGCGCTCGCAGCGCGCCAGCGCCACGCTGCAGATCGACGAGACCCAGCTGCAGATCGACCAGGCGTGGCGCGAGTTCCTGCGCGACGTGGTCACCGAGCTGAGCTCGGCGCAGGAGCGCCTGTTCGACGCCCAGCAGCGCCACCGTGCGCTCGCCGACCGGGTGCGCCGCACCCAGATCCGCGCGCCGGTCTCGGGCAAGGTGGTGGGGCTGCAGGTGCACACCCTCGGCGCGGTGATCTCGCCCGGCGAGCGGGTGATGGACATCGTCCCCGACAATGACCTGCTGGTGATCGACGCCCAGGTCACGCCGCAGGACATCGACAAGGTGTTCCCGGGGCTGGAGGCACAGGTGCGCTTCACCGCCTTCAACTTCCGCACCACCCCGACCCTCACCGGGCAGGTGGTCACGGTCTCGGGGGACCGCCTGATCGACGAGCAGAACGGCCATCCCTACTTCCTCGCCCGCATCGAGATCCCCGAGGACCAGAGCCAGCGTCTCGGCGACCTCAAGCTGCTGCCGGGCATGCCCGCCGAGGCGATGATCGTCACCGGCGAGCGCACCTTCCTCGACTATCTGCTGCGCCCGCTCAAGGATGCCCTGGCGCGTTCGATGCGCGAGGAGTGA
- a CDS encoding transposase has translation MTRPRASLVSLSDTPWYHLVTRCVRRAYLCGFDRLTGRSFEHRRGWVELRLRQLAGVFAIDVAAYAVMSNHVHLVVRLDAERASQWSDEEVLRRWRCLFRGPVVVERFLSPATRAGMTEAELDGVAELVATYRARLVDLSWFMRVLNESIARAANREDGVRGRFWEGRFRSQAILDETALLAVMAYVDLNPIRAGIAETPEASAHTGIAARIADLQGDGEEAEAAPQPRQGSSHPPPTPATASTPPETEDTEPRADARSAELWEAALSRLPPAPLMPFGNPAECPATIPFTFDNYLILVDSLGRALHPRKRGAIPAELPDILTRLGIAPERFVEHAGFLLKGFGAAIGAPERMTALAAQRECRYLRGVRRAKQFFTAAAATA, from the coding sequence ATGACTCGTCCCCGCGCCTCGCTCGTCTCCCTCTCTGATACGCCTTGGTACCACCTCGTCACGCGCTGCGTGCGCCGGGCCTATCTGTGTGGCTTCGATCGGTTGACCGGACGGAGCTTCGAGCATCGGCGCGGCTGGGTGGAGTTGCGGTTGCGGCAGCTCGCCGGGGTGTTCGCGATCGATGTCGCGGCCTATGCGGTGATGAGCAATCACGTGCATCTGGTGGTGCGGCTCGATGCGGAGCGTGCTTCTCAGTGGTCGGATGAGGAGGTGTTACGGCGCTGGCGATGTCTGTTCCGGGGGCCGGTGGTGGTGGAGCGGTTCCTGTCGCCTGCGACGCGGGCGGGGATGACCGAGGCGGAGCTGGATGGTGTCGCGGAGCTGGTCGCGACCTACCGCGCGCGGCTGGTGGATCTCTCGTGGTTCATGCGGGTGTTGAACGAGTCGATCGCGCGGGCGGCGAATCGGGAGGACGGGGTGCGGGGGCGGTTCTGGGAGGGACGCTTTCGTTCACAGGCGATCCTCGACGAGACCGCGCTGCTGGCGGTGATGGCCTATGTCGATCTCAACCCGATTCGGGCGGGGATTGCGGAGACGCCGGAGGCGAGCGCGCACACCGGGATCGCGGCGCGGATCGCCGACTTGCAAGGGGACGGAGAGGAAGCAGAGGCGGCACCACAGCCCCGGCAAGGCTCATCGCATCCACCGCCCACCCCAGCGACAGCATCGACGCCGCCAGAGACCGAGGACACGGAGCCCAGGGCAGACGCACGCAGCGCTGAACTCTGGGAAGCCGCCCTCAGCCGTCTACCACCTGCCCCACTGATGCCATTCGGCAACCCCGCCGAATGCCCCGCCACCATCCCCTTCACCTTCGACAATTACCTGATCCTGGTCGACTCGCTCGGGCGTGCCCTGCATCCACGCAAGCGTGGCGCGATCCCGGCGGAGTTACCCGACATCCTCACCCGGCTCGGCATCGCCCCCGAGCGCTTCGTCGAGCACGCGGGATTCCTGCTCAAGGGGTTCGGTGCGGCGATCGGTGCGCCGGAGCGAATGACGGCGCTCGCCGCACAGCGGGAGTGTCGCTATCTGCGAGGCGTGCGACGCGCCAAGCAGTTCTTCACGGCTGCCGCCGCCACGGCCTGA